A genomic window from Lycium barbarum isolate Lr01 chromosome 4, ASM1917538v2, whole genome shotgun sequence includes:
- the LOC132635424 gene encoding subtilisin-like protease SBT3, whose product MGFPHSPHLVLLSWAVSAHLFLAIAQRSTYIVHLDKTLVPNVFANHHHWHSSIIDSIKAVVPSSVDRFHSAPKHVYSYDNVFHGFSVVLSKDELDALKKSPGFISAYKDRSVEPYTTYTSDYLKLNPSSGLWPASGLGQDVIIGVIDTGVWPESASFRDDGMPEIPKRWKGICKPGTQFNISMCNKKLIGANYFNKGILANDPTVNISMNSARDTRGHGTHCASIAAGNFAKRVSHFGYAAGTARGVAPRARLAVYKFGFDEGYFDSDMIAAMDQAVADGVDMISISQGHSHIPLYEDPISIASFGAMMKGVLVTAAAGNRGFSFGTVVNGSPWILCVAAGYTDRTFAGTLTLGNGLKIRGWTLFPARAFIRDISVIYNKTLAACNSDELLSQVPDPERTIIICDDSNSPSWDIFSQQNFVSRARLLAGIFISEDPTVFRDTPFSDPGVVIDKKKGKQVINYVKNSVAPTATITFQETYVDEEKPSPVLAEFSGRGPSRSYLGIAKPDIMAPGVLILAAVPPNIFSESIQNIGLSTDYELKSGTSMAAPHVAGIAAMLKGTHPEWSPSAIRSAMMTTANPLDSTQKPIREDDNMGTTPLGIGSGHVDPNRALDPGLVYDATPQDYINLICSMNFTEEQFKTFARSSANYHNCSNPSADLNYPSFIALYTSSQEGNFTWLDQKFKRTVTNVGEGAATYKVKIKTPANSTVSVSPQTLVFKKKNEKQSYTLTIRNIGEMNLIKFGSITWVEKNGNHSVRSPIVLSPGTAPWGTDD is encoded by the coding sequence ATGGGTTTTCCTCATTCTCCACATCTAGTCTTGCTTTCATGGGCTGTTTCTGCTCATCTCTTTTTAGCTATAGCACAAAGATCCACCTACATAGTCCATTTGGACAAAACCTTAGTGCCTAATGTCTTTGCTAATCACCATCATTGGCATTCTTCCATCATTGATTCCATCAAAGCTGTTGTTCCTTCATCAGTGGACAGGTTTCACTCTGCTCCAAAACATGTTTATTCTTATGACAATGTGTTTCATGGCTTCAGTGTTGTTTTGTCCAAAGATGAACTGGATGCTTTGAAGAAGTCACCAGGTTTCATTTCAGCTTACAAAGATAGATCTGTGGAACCTTACACTACTTACACATCTGATTACCTCAAGCTCAATCCTTCATCTGGTCTATGGCCAGCTTCTGGTTTAGGCCAAGATGTGATCATTGGTGTTATTGACACTGGCGTCTGGCCAGAATCCGCGAGTTTCCGAGATGATGGTATGCCTGAAATCCCCAAGAGGTGGAAGGGAATTTGCAAGCCAGGCACTCAGTTTAATATTTCAATGTGCAACAAAAAACTCATTGGGGCTAATTACTTTAATAAGGGAATTTTGGCTAATGACCCCACTGTGAACATTTCCATGAATTCTGCGAGAGATACTAGGGGTCACGGAACACATTGCGCTTCCATTGCTGCTGGGAACTTTGCAAAACGTGTCTCCCATTTTGGATATGCAGCAGGAACAGCAAGGGGAGTTGCACCACGAGCTAGGCTTGCTGTGTACAAGTTTGGCTTTGACGAAGGATACTTTGATTCAGATATGATTGCTGCTATGGACCAAGCTGTTGCAGACGGTGTTGACATGATATCCATTTCTCAAGGGCACAGTCACATTCCCTTGTATGAAGATCCGATATCAATTGCTTCTTTTGGAGCTATGATGAAGGGAGTTCTAGTTACAGCTGCAGCTGGAAATCGAGGTTTCAGTTTTGGAACTGTAGTAAATGGATCTCCATGGATCTTGTGTGTGGCAGCAGGCTACACTGACCGGACATTTGCAGGAACTTTGACTTTGGGCAATGGGTTAAAAATTAGGGGTTGGACCTTGTTTCCAGCAAGAGCCTTTATCAGGGATATATCCGTGATTTACAACAAGACTCTAGCCGCTTGCAATTCAGATGAATTGTTATCGCAAGTTCCTGATCCCGAACGCACCATCATTATATGTGATGATAGTAATAGTCCTAGTTGGGATATCTTTAGTCAACAAAATTTCGTCTCTCGAGCAAGGCTTCTAGCAGGCATCTTTATTTCTGAGGATCCAACAGTGTTCAGGGACACTCCTTTTTCCGACCCGGGAGTTGTGATTGACAAAAAGAAAGGGAAACAAGTCATCAATTACGTTAAAAACAGCGTTGCTCCCACGGCCACCATCACGTTCCAAGAAACGTACGTGGATGAAGAAAAGCCATCCCCAGTTCTAGCCGAGTTCTCAGGAAGAGGGCCCTCCAGAAGCTACTTGGGAATTGCAAAGCCAGATATTATGGCACCAGGGGTACTGATTCTTGCAGCAGTTCCACCTAATATCTTTTCAGAAAGTATTCAGAACATAGGATTATCTACAGATTATGAGCTTAAATCAGGCACATCCATGGCTGCTCCTCATGTTGCTGGAATTGCAGCAATGCTAAAAGGCACACATCCTGAATGGAGTCCTTCAGCTATTCGCTCTGCCATGATGACTACAGCAAACCCTTTGGATAGTACTCAAAAGCCTATCAGAGAAGACGATAACATGGGAACCACGCCCTTAGGGATCGGATCGGGGCACGTTGATCCTAACAGGGCACTTGATCCCGGCCTAGTATATGATGCTACTCCACAAGATTACATAAATCTTATATGCTCTATGAACTTCACAGAAGAACAATTCAAAACATTTGCAAGATCATCAGCCAATTACCACAACTGCTCAAATCCATCAGCAGATCTCAATTATCCATCATTCATTGCCTTGTACACGTCCAGCCAGGAGGGTAACTTCACCTGGTTGGACCAAAAATTCAAGAGGACCGTTACGAACGTTGGTGAAGGTGCAGCTACTTATAAAGTAAAAATAAAGACTCCGGCGAATTCCACAGTTTCAGTGTCACCACAAACGTTGGTGTTCAAGAAGAAAAATGAGAAGCAAAGCTATACTTTGACAATTCGCAATATAGGTGAGATGAATTTGATTAAATTTGGGTCTATCACTTGGGTTGAAAAGAATGGCAACCATTCAGTAAGAAGTCCAATAGTGCTAAGTCCTGGAACTGCACCCTGGGGTACAGATGATTAG
- the LOC132635425 gene encoding hypothetical protein At1g04090-like: MGNCIPSLDKESKSLPINTIFKLPSPLPNWPPGSGDFGSGYIDLGGLEICQIVTFNEVWATDKGGPENLGATFYEPSPIPDGFSMFGCYCQPNNHPLFGWVLVGKDNVGEILKNPIDYTLIWNSESSKFKNKNSTDHGYIWLPIPPEGYKALGHVVTTSPEKPTFDKIQCVRSDLTDELEVESWIWGQGTTSKANGINVHSVRPRERGIKAQGVSVGTFLARITSDKDDDSNNTLSLACLKNNKFGTFSSMPSLSQIQALFEQYSPLIYFHPKEKYLPSSVNWYFANGALLYQKGQESNPSPIEPNGSNLPQGGPNDGAYWLDLPIDDKDREKAMKGDLLNSEVYLHIKPMLGATFTDIAVWIFHPFNGPGTAKLGLIDVPLGKIGEHVGDWEHVTLRISNFNGMLHKVYFSEHSGGTWLDAPQVEFQEPSNKVVAYSSLNGHASFPKPGLVLQGAGDIGIRNDTAKSNLVLDSGESYSIVAAENLEIIEPPWLNYTREWGPKITYTLGDEVKKIESLLKGNLKGAFEKLVKVLPNEVYGEEGPTGPKMKGNWNGDEV; this comes from the exons ATGGGAAATTGTATCCCTTCTCTAGACAAAGAAAGCAAATCTTTGCCCATTAATACAATTTTCAAGCTTCCATCTCCATTGCCCAATTGGCCACCAG GTTCAGGGGATTTTGGGAGTGGATATATTGATTTAGGAGGGCTAGAAATTTGCCAAATTGTGACATTTAACGAAGTTTGGGCTACTGATAAAGGAGGGCCAGAAAATCTTGGAGCAACATTTTATGAGCCTTCACCAATTCCAGATGGATTTTCTATGTTTGGATGTTATTGCCAACCAAACAATCACCCACTTTTTGGTTGGGTACTTGTAGGGAAAGACAATGTTGGTGAAATCCTAAAGAATCCAATTGATTACACACTTATTTGGAATAGTGAgtcctcaaaattcaagaataaaAATAGCACTGATCATGGCTATATTTGGCTGCCCATTCCACCTGAGGGTTACAAAGCTTTAGGCCACGTTGTCACAACCTCACCTGAAAAACCTACCTTTGACAAAATCCAATGTGTTCGATCCGATCTCACCGATGAATTAGAGGTTGAGAGTTGGATTTGGGGTCAAGGTACAACCAGTAAAGCGAATGGTATCAATGTTCATAGCGTAAGACCTCGAGAAAGGGGCATAAAAGCACAAGGGGTGAGTGTAGGTACATTCTTAGCCAGGATCACAAGTGACAAAGATGATGATTCTAACAACACACTATCCCTTGCTTGTTTAAAGAATAACAAATTTGGTACCTTTTCTTCTATGCCTAGCCTTAGCCAAATTCAAGCATTATTTGAACAATACTCTCCACTTATATACTTTCATCCCAAAGAAAAGTATCTTCCTTCTTCTGTCAATTGGTATTTTGCTAATGGTGCTTTGCTATACCAAAAAGGCCAAGAATCAAATCCTAGTCCCATTGAACCAAATGGCTCAAATCTTCCACAAGGTGGTCCAAATGATGGTGCATATTGGTTAGACTTGCCAATTGATGACAAGGACAGAGAGAAAGCTATGAAAGGAGATTTGCTAAACTCTGAGGTCTATCTCCACATTAAGCCAATGTTAGGGGCAACATTCACTGACATAGCTGTGTGGATTTTCCATCCATTCAATGGACCTGGCACAGCTAAACTTGGCCTAATTGATGTACCCTTAGGGAAAATAGGCGAACACGTCGGTGATTGGGAACATGTAACACTTAGAATCAGCAATTTCAATGGGATGTTACACAAAGTTTACTTCTCAGAACATAGTGGAGGGACATGGCTTGATGCACCACAAGTTGAATTTCAAGAGCCCAGTAACAAAGTTGTGGCCTATTCTTCACTAAATGGACATGCCAGTTTCCCAAAACCAGGGCTAGTTTTACAAGGGGCTGGAGATATTGGGATAAGGAATGATACAGCTAAGAGTAACTTGGTTTTAGACAGTGGGGAGAGTTATTCAATAGTTGCTGCTGAAAATCTTGAAATAATTGAACCACCATGGCTAAATTATACTAGAGAATGGGGACCAAAAATAACTTATACACTTGGGGATGAAGTCAAGAAAATTGAGAGCTTGTTGAAAGGGAACTTGAAAGGTGCATTTGAGAAATTGGTGAAAGTATTGCCAAATGAAGTTTATGGAGAAGAAGGGCCTACTGGTCCCAAGATGAAAGGTAACTGGAATGGGGATGAAGTGTGA